The Nostoc sp. 'Peltigera membranacea cyanobiont' N6 genome contains the following window.
TCCAGACTAACTAGGACGGTTATTCCCACCGGGAGTTTTTAGGATAATTTGTCAAAATTAAAGATAACTGGAGGTTAAAAATATGAAATTTTCAATCCAATCACTTTACACCTGGTATCGCAATGTGCTTCGTAACCCGAAGTACCGTTGGTGGGTAATTTTAGGAACGCTAGTCTATTTGGTCAGTCCAATTGATATTCTCCCAGATTTTATACCCGTTGCGGGACAGATTGATGATGTTTTCCTTTTGACTCTGCTAGTTAGTGAAGTGTCTGGACTGGTGATTGAAGGCTGGAAAGCTCGTAAGGGCGATCTAGGCACTGAAGCACCTAATACTACTGAGGCTTCTACTACCACTCCAAGCACTATCGATGTTGATGCCGTTTCAGTTAAGTAGCTTTAACCAAACCCCTGCTTTTTGAATTTGAGGTAGGGGATATTTTTTTATACTTAAAAAGGGGGACTTAGAAGTATTTATAACTTTTGATAGTGACAAGGAGACTTTTCAAACATCCTCTGAAGCTAGAAGATTGTGCGATCGCTGTAATTCAGAAAAGCGATATCATAACAATTAAACCGCTCCAAACAGTAATATCTACATACAAGAATGGAAAGATTGGTAAACATCCACATTGAGAAATTACCTGAAGGCGTTTATTTAGCAACATCTGATGAGCTTCAAGGTTTAGTAGCTCAAGGACGGACTGTTGCTAAAACTTTAGAAATTGCCCGTGATGTAGCGCGTAAGTTATTATAAGCACAATCTCAGAATCAAAAACTAAATTATTTGCAGCCAATAGCTGAACAATTTAACTATCCTTTAATTGTAGGTCAGTAGTTAATTCATGGGACGGCTAGCTGGGTTTAGCTACAGACAAATTATCAAAATCTTAAAAACCTTTGGCTTTGTTTTTCATCGTCAAGCCGCAGGGAGTCATGAAATCTAGTTTAATTCTGAAAGTAACCCTATTTTATTTACTTGTATCACAGCGTTCTGCTATATCTAACATCATATTTGTGAGGCTATTAAAAATAGTTTTTGGTTCTCCATCTTCAATTGATTGTAGATATATTTCTGAAATAAATGCAAAATATTTATCTTTACAAGTAACAATTATATATGACTTAGGGTCATGATAAAAAATAGGAAACCAATCTGATTTCCAAATATCAGCATTAACAATTTCTACTTGTAATTCATTTTCTTCTTTATTTAGTTCTGGAATAATAAATCCATTTGTCATATCAACCATTTCAGCTAATTCTTCATTTAAATCTTTATCCCACTCATAATCAAGTTCAGGATCATCACACAACCCTATTAGCTGGTTGTATTCATCAATTGCATCTTCTAGGGAAAGAAAAGTGTATCCATGAAAAAACTGCGCTATTTTTTCTCCTTTACATATACGCATACCATTCTGCCATTGGTAAAGTTCATAAACTTCTGTTGGCAAGGTAAAGGGCAAGTTTTTAACTTTTTCTTCAATTTCTTCATAAGCTAATCTTGGTTGCAGAGAAAAAGCATAAGAGGGTTTGTTTTGCTGGAACCAATTTAGAATTCTGTCTAAAGCATCTGTTAACAGTGACATAGAACCAGAGATTTTTACTTTTATAAATAGTTGCCTCTAGATTAACTTCTCTTTATACTTAGGGTGCGATTAAAAGAAAAACAACCGCTCCATAAAATAGCAGCTTTCACAATTTCATTAAGCTTATTAATGCTGCTCTAACCAAGCTATCAAATTAGCAACTTCCGAAAAATCCAACAAAGCCTCTCCCAAATTTTCTAACTGTTCAGCAGATAAATTCCGAACCTGCTCAACTAATGATGCATCGATATCACCAAAACGCCGTCTAAGCTGACGACTAATCAATTTAAACGCTTCCTTTTGAACTATATCTTGATAAATTACAGACTCTTTCATAATATCCTCCCGTAAAAATTGACGAACCAAATCCTTCTCAAACCGCAAACCCGCCAGAATTTCTACACAACCCGCGATATTTTGTCGCTCCTCCCTATCTGGAATTGTAGCGACTTGTTCAGCCACTTGTGCCAGTAAAGTTTGCGGCGAGTTAGTTCGCGTCTGCTAAAGATAACAGCGTCGGCTTAACTAAAAATAGTGTTGAATGTTGCTACCAGACACCAAGCACGCCAAGGAAATTATTTGAGTTTATAAAAATTACAAAAAGCGGCTAGTTTTTGAGAAAAGTAGCTGCTTTTACGAAATAAAAAATATTAATAAATAAGCTATTTAAACGTATAAAAATTGATTGCACAAAAATAAGGTATTAATATCCAATAATCTTGCCCAATATTGGATAGATATATCTAACAATCGTATTCTCCTTTCCACTTCGGGATGTATATAAGGACTTATTGACAATTGCTGTCTGAACTTACTTGTAATAGATGTTAATTCACAAGCATCAGCAGATATTAAAAAAACAAGCTGATCTTTTATATCTGGACTTAGGCTTTTATCATTATCAACTGCATCAATAAAATCTTCTAGTCTTTGCTCAATATTTTTCCTAGCATAACTTGCTTGTGTTTTTAAGATGTAATTCATGGTTAATGTCATTAAATATTCATATTATAACTGTTGTTCATTCATTAGCAGAATATTTGTACTACTATTTTTGCGCCCCTAGCCTCCGGCAACAGCTTCATCAAAGGCAGTTCAAACAAAAAAACAGCCGCCTCCACAAAGGAAGCAGCTATTTTTCAACTTATGTAACTACAAAGTATTAGTAATCGAAGTCTCCGCCGCCAGCACCAGCGCCAGCAGGAGCGCCATCTTTAGGTTCAGGCTTGTCAACTATAATACATTCGGTTGTCAACACCATGCCAGCAATGGAAGCAGCGTTTTGCAGAGCAGAACGAGTCACTTTAGCAGGGTCAACAATACCAGCAGCTAACAAATCAACAAATTCGTTGGTTGCAGCGTTGTAGCCAACGTTGAATTCTTTCTCTTTGACGCGTTCAGCGATTACAGCACCATTCTGACCGGCATTTTCAGCAATCCGCTTCAGAGGTGCAGGTAAGGCGCGAACGACAATCAAAGCACCAATCAACTCTTCATCTTTCAGATTTTCCTTTGCCCAAACTTCTAATTCAGGAGCAAGGTGAGCCAGAGTTGTACCACCGCCAGGAACAATACCTTCTTCCACAGCAGCTTTGGTGGCGTTGATAGCGTCTTCTAGGCGCAATTTCTTGTCTTTCATTTCGGTTTCGGTGGCTGCACCCACTTTCACCACAGCGACACCACCAGAAAGTTTAGCAAGACGCTCTTGCAGTTTCTCTTTGTCGTAAGAAGATTCGGTTTCATCGATTTGACGACGAATCTGTTCTACACGAGCCTTAACAGCAGCTTCGTTACCTTCGGCAACAATTGTGGTGCTGTCCTTGGTGATGGTGATCCGGCGAGCTTTACCCAGGCTATCCAGCTTGGTGTTATCTAGCTTCAGACCAGCATCTTCGGTGATTAGTTGACCACCAGTTAAAACAGCGATGTCTTCTAGTAGTGCTTTGCGGCGATCGCCAAAGCCAGGAGCCTTAACAGCAGCCACGTTTAGTACACCGCGTAAACGGTTTACTACCAAGGTTGCTAAAGCTTCTTTTTCAATATCTTCAGCGATAATCACCAAAGGACGACCAGCACGAGCTACTTGCTCTAACACTGGTACAAGGTCTTGTACCAAAGCAATTTTCTTATCGGTCAGCAGGATGAAAGGTTCATCAAAAACTGCTTCCATCCGTTCAGGGTCGGTAGCAAAATATGGAGAGATGTAGCCTTTGTCAAAGCGCATCCCTTCAGTGATTTCCAATTCGGTGAACATAGATTTCCCTTCTTCTAGGGAAATTACGCCTTCTTTGCCCACCTTATCCATTGCTTGGGCAATCATTTGACCGACTTCTTCGTCATTACCAGCCGAGATCGCACCAACTTGGGCAATGGCTTTGGAATCTTCCACTGGACGGGCGTGTTCTTTGATTTTGTCTACCAAAAAGGCAGTAGCTTTATCAATACCACGCTTCAGGGAAATTGCGTTAGCACCAGCTGCAACGTTCCGCAAGCCTTCTTTAACGATCGCATGAGCTAAAACGGTAGCAGTTGTAGTACCGTCGCCCGCAGCATCGTTGGTTTTAGAAGCAGCTTGACGAATCAAAGCTACGCCAGTGTTTTCAATATGGTCTTCTAATTCGATTTCTTTAGCGATCGTTACACCGTCATTAACGATTTGCGGTGCGCCAAATTTCTTTTCTAGAACTACGTTACGACCTTTGGGGCCGAGGGTAACAGCTACGGCCTCAGCCAAGATGTCAATGCCTCGTTCCAACGCACGACGGGCGTTTTCGTTGTAGATAATGCGCTTTGCCATATTATTTGTCCTTTGTCATTTGTTTTTTGTCTTTTGTCTTTTGTCTTTTGTCATTGGCTAATGACTAATGACCATTGACTAATGACAATTAGATAACAACTGCTAAAATGTCTTTTTCAGAAAGCAGTACATATTCTTCGGTGCCTAGCTTGATATCAGTGCCAGCGTACTTGGAGTACAGCACTTTATCGCCGACTTTAATTTCCAATTCTTGACGGCTACCGTCGTCGTTACGCTTCCCAGGACCAAGGGCAACGACTTCCCCTACCTGGGGCTTTTCCTTGGCGGTATCGGGCAAATACAGACCACCTGCGGTCTTTTCCTCTGAGGCGTTCACTTTTACGAAAACGCGATCGCTCAAAGGTTTAACAGTAGAAACGCTTAAAGATAAGGCTGCCATAATTATTTTCTCCAGAGATTAGCACTCTCAACCCCTGAGTGCTAATCTACCGAAAATTAGCATCCGATGGCAAGAATTCCTTTAGTACGGGTTCCCGAACTAGGAGAGCGTTGATGTACTTAAGTATAAATGCCTAATTATTTTTACTCTGCGGGTTCTGTCCTGTAAGTTACGTATATTTTTATATGGTAAAAGGGAGTCGGGAGTTGGGAGTAGTGAAGAGTTTTCCCAATTATCAATGCCCAAGACCTCATTCCCTTCTCAGTCAACTTTATTTGCAAACCTTGCAAATTGTTATAGAACTGTAATCAGGGAGCCGCTCGATGAGTAACAATACAGTGATCCAGCCCAGCCACCAAATCCCCAAATCCACTAAATCTCTAGAATATAAGCCCCTGAGTAATTGTGTAGAAAGTTTAGGACTTGCAAAGATTCAGCGACACATTTTTATTTGCGCTGACCAGACAATTGCTAATTGCCGCTCAAAACGAGCTAGTCTGGAATCCAGGGAATACTTAAAAGGGCGACTTAAAGAGTTAAAACTTGATGAGCCGCAACAGAATTATCCCTTATGCGTCTATGGAACTAAAGCCAACTGCTTGCGTGTTTGTTGTTCTGGACTCATAATGGTGGTTTACCCTGATGGTGTCTGGTATCGCCAAGCAAAATTGGAAGTTATTGAGCGGATCGTTCAAGAACACTTAATAGGCAATAAGGTGGTAGTAAGAATATGAATCTTTAAACCATCCTTTGCCAGAAACTTCCCTAGTTTCTTGTGAACCCCTCATCGAGGCTTGGCAACCGAAGGATATGGTAGAGCAGTAAGCTTTAAGAAAGTGCGGGTTGGTTTTGAGGTAGGGTCATCTTTAAGCCAATACTTACTTGTGAGTTAGAAGGATTATTATTTAATCAGTGTTTTTTCGCCCGCCACTTTCAATGCGATATATAATAGCGCATTATAGATACTACTGCTATACGTATCCTTGCTGGACTTTTGCTATCGAGCTACTAGTCTCTTGAAAGTGCTCGGCATTTTTGAGGTTTCGAGACAGCAAAGGCAAGTTAAGTAGGAAAAAGGACAATATCTCGAAATAACCCACCATAGAGGATAAATATTCAAGACTTTGATGGACCGAAGCGCGACAAGTGCCACTGCTATGAAAGAGCCCAGCATGAAAGATCACAAACGACTTCTATTGATTGATGATGACCCTAACCTCATCTTGCTGGTGAAGGATTACTTAGAATTCCGGGGATACGAAGTCATCACCGCCGAAAATGGACGTGAAGCTCTGGAAATTTTAGAGCAAGATGTTCCAGACATGATTATCTGCGACGTGATGATGCCGGAAATGGACGGATATACTTTTGTGGAACAAGTCCGGCAAAACGAACGCACCAGTTGGATTCCGGTTCTTTTCCTTTCAGCTAAGGGACAAAGTGCAGACCGAGTTAAGGGTCTGAATAAAGGTGCTGATGTTTATATGGTCAAGCCCTTTGAACCAGAAGAACTCGTAGCACAAGTTGAATCCTCACTGAAACAAACTATCCGTTGGAAAGAACACCAAGCGAAAGGAGGCGAAAACGGTTCCCGCATCCAGGTTCCCTTCGATGTGCAATTAACCCCAACCGAACTGAA
Protein-coding sequences here:
- a CDS encoding response regulator transcription factor, with protein sequence MDRSATSATAMKEPSMKDHKRLLLIDDDPNLILLVKDYLEFRGYEVITAENGREALEILEQDVPDMIICDVMMPEMDGYTFVEQVRQNERTSWIPVLFLSAKGQSADRVKGLNKGADVYMVKPFEPEELVAQVESSLKQTIRWKEHQAKGGENGSRIQVPFDVQLTPTELKVVQFVARGLANREIAEELNVSQRTVESHVSNMLGKTNLHNRTELARWAIENQMA
- a CDS encoding (2Fe-2S) ferredoxin domain-containing protein, whose protein sequence is MSNNTVIQPSHQIPKSTKSLEYKPLSNCVESLGLAKIQRHIFICADQTIANCRSKRASLESREYLKGRLKELKLDEPQQNYPLCVYGTKANCLRVCCSGLIMVVYPDGVWYRQAKLEVIERIVQEHLIGNKVVVRI
- a CDS encoding SMI1/KNR4 family protein, which produces MSLLTDALDRILNWFQQNKPSYAFSLQPRLAYEEIEEKVKNLPFTLPTEVYELYQWQNGMRICKGEKIAQFFHGYTFLSLEDAIDEYNQLIGLCDDPELDYEWDKDLNEELAEMVDMTNGFIIPELNKEENELQVEIVNADIWKSDWFPIFYHDPKSYIIVTCKDKYFAFISEIYLQSIEDGEPKTIFNSLTNMMLDIAERCDTSK
- a CDS encoding type II toxin-antitoxin system HicB family antitoxin, which translates into the protein MERLVNIHIEKLPEGVYLATSDELQGLVAQGRTVAKTLEIARDVARKLL
- the groL gene encoding chaperonin GroEL (60 kDa chaperone family; promotes refolding of misfolded polypeptides especially under stressful conditions; forms two stacked rings of heptamers to form a barrel-shaped 14mer; ends can be capped by GroES; misfolded proteins enter the barrel where they are refolded when GroES binds) — its product is MAKRIIYNENARRALERGIDILAEAVAVTLGPKGRNVVLEKKFGAPQIVNDGVTIAKEIELEDHIENTGVALIRQAASKTNDAAGDGTTTATVLAHAIVKEGLRNVAAGANAISLKRGIDKATAFLVDKIKEHARPVEDSKAIAQVGAISAGNDEEVGQMIAQAMDKVGKEGVISLEEGKSMFTELEITEGMRFDKGYISPYFATDPERMEAVFDEPFILLTDKKIALVQDLVPVLEQVARAGRPLVIIAEDIEKEALATLVVNRLRGVLNVAAVKAPGFGDRRKALLEDIAVLTGGQLITEDAGLKLDNTKLDSLGKARRITITKDSTTIVAEGNEAAVKARVEQIRRQIDETESSYDKEKLQERLAKLSGGVAVVKVGAATETEMKDKKLRLEDAINATKAAVEEGIVPGGGTTLAHLAPELEVWAKENLKDEELIGALIVVRALPAPLKRIAENAGQNGAVIAERVKEKEFNVGYNAATNEFVDLLAAGIVDPAKVTRSALQNAASIAGMVLTTECIIVDKPEPKDGAPAGAGAGGGDFDY
- a CDS encoding YkvA family protein, which codes for MKFSIQSLYTWYRNVLRNPKYRWWVILGTLVYLVSPIDILPDFIPVAGQIDDVFLLTLLVSEVSGLVIEGWKARKGDLGTEAPNTTEASTTTPSTIDVDAVSVK
- the groES gene encoding co-chaperone GroES is translated as MAALSLSVSTVKPLSDRVFVKVNASEEKTAGGLYLPDTAKEKPQVGEVVALGPGKRNDDGSRQELEIKVGDKVLYSKYAGTDIKLGTEEYVLLSEKDILAVVI